In one Micromonospora polyrhachis genomic region, the following are encoded:
- a CDS encoding sensor histidine kinase, which yields MTAGSVGATSTMFAMLTRGAVAGFWRMTRRPLFARRRQVVEAGPSWTAACATIHRQAFRSLLLGALAFRVLVLLALPIPIAARGGAETLVWLLPGGALLLVANVGALATAYRYQTIDFGRIRGIVLVDLLLAYAVSLLISATTSYPELFVAYLAGAVALMTGAYGLLGGLAAALLSVPVQLAGPALGASVGGATVTGRFLWLGLAAVVAVAALVVCGLSVHRAMLYGLRAGRDAERARMLRALHDTVLQTLEAIALQSAADETEPRAALAELRGAARVQAGRLRRMLTEGGGTDDTTFFGALAELSEEFAVQGFRVELAVAAGAGNRLPRVGREALLAAVREALGNVAKHAGVGDAVVRVVEDRGGLVVVVRDHGRGFDVTTCRRGYGLRESITARLRDVGGEGTVESRPGRGTRITLRVPA from the coding sequence ATGACGGCCGGTAGCGTCGGTGCGACGAGCACCATGTTCGCGATGCTGACCCGGGGGGCCGTCGCGGGCTTTTGGCGGATGACCCGTCGACCCCTGTTTGCCCGGCGACGGCAAGTTGTCGAGGCCGGACCATCCTGGACCGCCGCCTGCGCCACCATCCACCGGCAGGCGTTCCGCAGCCTACTTCTCGGGGCCCTGGCCTTCCGGGTTCTCGTGTTGCTGGCGCTGCCCATCCCGATCGCCGCCCGGGGCGGGGCGGAGACGCTGGTCTGGCTGTTGCCGGGCGGCGCGTTGCTGCTCGTCGCCAACGTCGGTGCCCTCGCCACGGCATACCGTTACCAGACCATCGATTTCGGCCGGATTCGCGGCATCGTGCTCGTCGACCTCCTCCTGGCGTACGCGGTCAGCCTCCTGATCAGCGCGACGACGTCGTACCCGGAGTTGTTCGTGGCGTACCTGGCCGGCGCGGTGGCCCTGATGACCGGGGCGTACGGCCTGCTCGGCGGGCTGGCCGCCGCGCTGCTCTCCGTACCGGTCCAGCTGGCCGGACCGGCGCTGGGGGCGAGTGTCGGCGGGGCGACCGTCACCGGGCGGTTCCTGTGGCTCGGCCTGGCCGCCGTGGTGGCGGTGGCGGCCCTGGTGGTCTGTGGCCTCAGCGTCCACCGGGCGATGCTCTACGGCTTGCGGGCCGGTCGGGACGCCGAGCGGGCCCGGATGCTGCGTGCCCTGCACGACACGGTGCTTCAGACCCTGGAGGCCATCGCCCTACAGAGCGCGGCGGACGAGACCGAACCCCGGGCGGCCCTGGCCGAGCTGCGCGGCGCCGCCCGGGTCCAGGCTGGCCGACTGCGCCGGATGCTCACCGAGGGCGGCGGTACGGACGACACCACCTTTTTCGGGGCGCTGGCCGAGCTGTCGGAGGAGTTCGCCGTCCAGGGATTCCGGGTCGAGCTGGCAGTGGCGGCCGGGGCTGGCAATCGGTTGCCCCGCGTCGGCCGGGAGGCGCTGCTCGCCGCGGTCCGGGAGGCGCTCGGCAACGTGGCCAAGCACGCCGGGGTGGGCGACGCGGTGGTTCGCGTCGTCGAGGACCGGGGCGGCCTGGTCGTGGTGGTACGCGACCACGGGCGCGGCTTCGACGTGACCACCTGCCGGCGGGGGTACGGCCTGCGGGAATCCATCACTGCCCGACTGCGCGATGTCGGTGGTGAGGGAACCGTCGAGTCCCGGCCCGGCCGGGGCACCCGGATCACCCTGCGAGTGCCCGCGTGA